The proteins below are encoded in one region of Paenibacillus albus:
- a CDS encoding CCA tRNA nucleotidyltransferase — MSWSDALTKALPLLHVLEGRGNEAVFVGGSVRDTLLGKKLKDVDIATSATPEEVIAAFPHTIPTGLQHGTVTVVHDGETYEITTFRTESAYEQFRRPSEVQFVTSLEADLLRRDFTINSMAMRADGTIVDPFRGLTDLRRGVLRCVGDADARLQEDALRIVRAVRFAAAYKLRIAHGTWRAILRHRELLKHIAMERIGLELDKMVGGSGPQQAAALLAVSELLAYTKEPLPEPLAVAAAKYREDKQSSIRSRLRARQTEEHSSPVQQAAIRALIELAQPEDRWAALCIALQFTEEQGEELFAALKYATARNAQLAAVIGLHRKLTSSCDSLSREQLSDQWVRLIVGKFGIAAARGWLRIMRAIPALLPPSLLQLKLDSQSSQQATAGVELLAELELRMDKLPAVRLKDLAVRGSDVQDLQKGRQAGPWLGQTMNELLLATALGEVPNEKEPLLNYAAHLFAIGSVANEESL; from the coding sequence ATGTCATGGAGTGATGCGCTGACTAAGGCGCTCCCTCTATTGCATGTGCTGGAGGGGCGCGGGAACGAAGCGGTGTTCGTCGGCGGCAGTGTTCGTGATACGCTGCTCGGTAAGAAGCTGAAGGACGTCGATATCGCGACGTCTGCGACACCGGAGGAAGTGATCGCGGCATTCCCGCACACGATTCCGACAGGGCTGCAGCATGGTACCGTAACCGTCGTTCATGATGGGGAGACATACGAGATTACGACGTTTCGGACCGAGTCTGCCTATGAGCAGTTCAGACGGCCGTCGGAGGTTCAGTTCGTAACAAGTCTTGAGGCAGATTTGCTGCGGAGAGACTTTACGATTAATAGTATGGCGATGCGTGCGGATGGCACCATCGTCGATCCGTTCAGAGGGCTCACGGATTTACGCCGCGGGGTGCTCCGCTGTGTTGGCGATGCGGATGCGAGGCTGCAGGAGGATGCGCTTCGCATCGTGCGAGCGGTGCGCTTCGCAGCCGCGTATAAGCTGCGGATCGCACACGGAACTTGGCGAGCGATATTGCGGCATCGCGAGCTCCTCAAGCATATTGCGATGGAGCGAATCGGGCTCGAGCTGGACAAGATGGTCGGCGGAAGCGGGCCGCAGCAGGCCGCGGCGCTGCTTGCCGTCAGCGAGCTGCTTGCGTATACGAAGGAGCCTCTGCCGGAGCCGCTAGCTGTTGCTGCTGCGAAGTATCGCGAGGACAAGCAAAGCAGCATCCGCAGTAGACTGCGTGCACGGCAAACGGAAGAGCATAGCAGTCCAGTACAGCAAGCAGCGATACGAGCGCTGATCGAGCTTGCGCAGCCAGAAGATCGCTGGGCCGCGCTATGTATCGCGCTCCAGTTCACAGAAGAGCAAGGAGAGGAGCTGTTCGCTGCCTTGAAATATGCGACAGCACGCAATGCACAGCTTGCCGCTGTCATTGGCCTGCATCGCAAGCTGACGAGCAGCTGCGATTCATTATCACGCGAGCAGCTAAGTGACCAGTGGGTCCGGCTCATTGTCGGCAAGTTCGGGATCGCTGCTGCGCGGGGATGGCTTCGCATTATGAGGGCGATACCCGCGCTGCTGCCGCCATCATTGTTGCAATTGAAGTTGGATTCGCAGTCATCGCAGCAAGCAACCGCTGGCGTTGAGCTGCTCGCCGAGCTTGAGCTTCGCATGGACAAGCTCCCCGCAGTTAGATTGAAAGACTTAGCAGTAAGAGGCAGCGACGTGCAAGATCTTCAGAAAGGCCGCCAGGCAGGCCCATGGCTTGGCCAAACGATGAATGAGCTGCTGCTCGCAACCGCGCTTGGCGAGGTGCCGAATGAGAAGGAGCCGCTGCTTAATTACGCTGCCCATCTATTCGCGATAGGGTCAGTTGCCAATGAGGAGTCATTATGA
- a CDS encoding biotin--[acetyl-CoA-carboxylase] ligase, translating to MNNRILQMLEQQSEGYLSGELLSQELQISRTAVWKHIKKLESEGYQIEASRRLGYKLVGRPSKLMLSEVMQQLQDKGASLVQGVKLFDSIDSTQNIAQRLAEDGAPEGTLVIAEQQTSGRGRMGRKWVSPSGKGIYMSYVLRPAIPLQFAPQLTLLTAVALCRALRSVAAPLDIGIKWPNDLLIGGKKISGILLESTAEDERLRYVVTGIGISVNLSRDDYPPELHDIATSLAIELGRTLDRAEIIAAFFAQFQQLYVIYLKDGFAPIKTLWEALSVTLHKPRKLLVAGGEITATPVGLSDQGALLVEKEDGTIIPIFSAEQVPGQG from the coding sequence ATGAACAATCGAATTTTACAAATGCTTGAGCAGCAGTCGGAAGGTTATTTGTCCGGCGAGCTGCTCAGCCAAGAACTGCAAATTAGCCGCACGGCTGTGTGGAAGCATATTAAGAAGCTTGAATCGGAAGGCTATCAAATCGAAGCTTCCCGCAGGCTCGGATACAAGCTGGTTGGTCGCCCCTCCAAGCTGATGCTGTCTGAAGTCATGCAGCAATTGCAAGATAAAGGCGCATCGCTCGTGCAAGGCGTGAAACTGTTCGATTCCATCGACTCGACACAGAACATCGCGCAGCGGCTAGCCGAGGACGGCGCTCCGGAAGGAACGCTCGTCATCGCGGAGCAGCAAACGAGCGGCCGCGGAAGAATGGGGCGCAAGTGGGTGTCGCCATCCGGCAAAGGCATCTACATGAGCTATGTTCTCCGCCCGGCGATACCTTTGCAGTTTGCACCGCAGCTGACGCTGCTCACTGCTGTAGCGCTATGCCGGGCTCTGAGAAGTGTTGCAGCGCCACTCGATATCGGCATCAAGTGGCCGAATGACCTGCTCATCGGAGGCAAGAAGATCAGCGGCATCCTGCTGGAATCGACTGCAGAAGACGAGCGGCTGCGTTACGTGGTTACAGGAATCGGGATCAGCGTCAACCTGTCGCGCGACGATTATCCGCCTGAGCTGCACGATATAGCAACATCGCTTGCCATCGAACTCGGACGTACGCTCGATCGAGCCGAAATAATCGCGGCTTTCTTCGCACAGTTCCAGCAGCTGTACGTAATCTATTTAAAGGATGGCTTCGCTCCAATCAAGACGCTCTGGGAGGCATTGTCGGTTACGCTGCATAAACCGCGTAAGCTTCTTGTCGCAGGCGGCGAAATTACCGCTACGCCAGTTGGTCTGAGCGATCAAGGCGCGTTGCTTGTGGAGAAGGAAGACGGTACGATCATTCCGATATTCTCTGCCGAACAGGTGCCGGGTCAAGGGTAA
- the panB gene encoding 3-methyl-2-oxobutanoate hydroxymethyltransferase, translated as MKQPLTITKLKKMKQSGEPISMLTAYDYPAAKLAEEAGIDVILVGDSLGNVVLGYDTTIPVTLDDMVYHTRAVARGAAHTFIVADLPFMTYHLGKETTLRNAARLLQEGGAHAVKMEGGAEIAEEVAACVRAGIPVMGHIGLTPQSVHQLGGYKVQGKLEAEARQLIDDAKALEAAGAFSIVLELVTEPLAEAITSALTIPTIGIGAGRGCDGQVLVYHDILQYASPYQPKRMVKTYADIGTTIRNAIGSYVKDVKEREFPQQEHAFPMEQEILHNLYGSGSSSGGSSKAAATNVQAQQPVKGGGAS; from the coding sequence ATGAAACAACCGTTGACTATTACGAAGCTGAAGAAAATGAAGCAAAGCGGCGAGCCAATTTCCATGCTAACCGCCTATGATTACCCCGCAGCAAAGCTCGCCGAGGAGGCCGGCATCGATGTTATTCTGGTCGGTGATTCGCTCGGCAATGTCGTACTTGGTTACGATACGACAATACCAGTCACATTAGACGATATGGTCTACCACACACGAGCAGTTGCTCGTGGTGCTGCACATACATTTATCGTCGCAGACCTGCCGTTCATGACGTATCATCTCGGCAAGGAAACGACGCTTCGCAATGCCGCGAGGCTGCTGCAAGAAGGCGGCGCGCACGCCGTGAAGATGGAAGGCGGCGCAGAAATCGCAGAAGAGGTGGCGGCATGTGTCAGAGCCGGCATCCCGGTTATGGGGCATATCGGCCTCACGCCGCAGTCCGTGCATCAGCTTGGCGGATATAAAGTACAAGGAAAGCTTGAAGCCGAAGCACGCCAGCTCATCGATGACGCCAAGGCGCTAGAAGCAGCCGGCGCGTTCTCTATCGTCTTAGAGCTTGTAACTGAGCCGCTCGCCGAAGCCATTACTTCAGCGCTGACGATTCCGACAATCGGAATTGGCGCAGGCCGCGGCTGTGACGGGCAGGTGCTTGTCTATCATGATATTTTACAATATGCATCGCCTTATCAGCCCAAACGTATGGTGAAGACCTATGCGGACATTGGAACAACGATTCGGAACGCGATTGGTTCGTATGTCAAAGACGTGAAGGAACGGGAGTTCCCGCAGCAAGAGCATGCATTTCCAATGGAGCAGGAGATCCTGCACAATCTGTATGGAAGCGGCAGTTCAAGCGGCGGCTCAAGCAAAGCAGCGGCGACAAACGTGCAAGCACAGCAGCCTGTCAAAGGAGGCGGTGCATCATGA
- the panC gene encoding pantoate--beta-alanine ligase, which produces MIRCTSITELRQLLAEQRKQSPDSRIGLVPTMGFLHEGHASLMRRADEECDFNVLSVFVNPLQFGPNEDFERYPRDIERDAAIAEKNGIDILFMPSVQEMYPTKPLTKVLISDVTDRLCGASRPGHFDGVGTVVSKLFNLVQPTKAYFGMKDAQQVAVIEQMVHDLNIPVQIVRCETVREANGLAMSSRNVYLNEEQREQAVVLSQTLRDAQSWLEETGMTTGELTKRIQASIEKAPLAVIDYAEVLIYPSLSIIEPHQQLSQLSGTLIIAFAVKFGSTRLIDNRLFELQGGGVHVQNDDEIEAAQSNSNRGEPQLCGQHHH; this is translated from the coding sequence ATGATTCGCTGTACATCTATAACGGAGCTTCGACAGCTTCTCGCCGAGCAGCGCAAGCAATCGCCGGATAGCCGAATCGGGCTGGTGCCGACGATGGGCTTCCTCCATGAGGGGCATGCCAGTCTGATGCGCCGCGCTGACGAAGAGTGCGATTTCAACGTATTGTCCGTATTCGTTAATCCGCTTCAATTCGGACCTAATGAAGATTTCGAACGTTATCCACGGGATATTGAGCGAGATGCGGCAATTGCAGAGAAGAATGGGATAGATATTCTATTCATGCCTTCGGTGCAGGAGATGTATCCAACGAAGCCGCTGACGAAAGTACTGATCAGCGACGTGACGGACCGGTTGTGCGGCGCTTCGAGACCGGGACATTTTGACGGAGTGGGTACGGTTGTCAGCAAGCTGTTCAATCTGGTTCAGCCTACCAAAGCTTACTTCGGGATGAAGGATGCTCAGCAGGTTGCCGTTATTGAACAAATGGTGCATGATCTAAACATTCCAGTGCAGATTGTCCGCTGCGAAACGGTACGTGAAGCCAATGGGCTAGCAATGAGCTCGCGCAACGTGTACTTGAACGAGGAGCAGCGTGAGCAGGCAGTCGTCTTGTCCCAAACTTTACGAGATGCGCAGTCGTGGCTCGAAGAAACAGGAATGACAACGGGGGAGCTTACGAAACGAATACAGGCTTCCATTGAGAAAGCTCCGCTCGCGGTGATTGATTACGCAGAAGTATTGATTTATCCATCCTTATCCATCATAGAACCACATCAGCAATTATCCCAATTATCAGGCACACTTATTATCGCGTTTGCTGTCAAATTCGGCAGCACACGTCTAATTGATAACCGTTTATTCGAACTGCAAGGAGGTGGCGTACATGTTCAGAACGATGATGAAATCGAAGCTGCACAGAGCAACAGTAACAGAGGCGAACCTCAATTATGTGGGCAGCATCACCATTGA
- the panD gene encoding aspartate 1-decarboxylase, translating into MFRTMMKSKLHRATVTEANLNYVGSITIDEDLMELADLLPNEKVQIVNNNNGARLETYVITGPRGSGVICLNGAAARLVQPGDNVIIIAYSMMTDEQARSYKPKVVILDAANKPSQVLGEEIHATIM; encoded by the coding sequence ATGTTCAGAACGATGATGAAATCGAAGCTGCACAGAGCAACAGTAACAGAGGCGAACCTCAATTATGTGGGCAGCATCACCATTGATGAAGATTTGATGGAGTTGGCTGATCTTTTGCCTAATGAGAAAGTGCAAATTGTGAACAACAACAACGGCGCAAGGCTGGAAACTTACGTCATTACAGGTCCACGCGGCTCAGGCGTCATCTGCTTGAACGGTGCGGCAGCCCGCCTTGTTCAGCCTGGCGACAATGTCATAATTATCGCATACAGCATGATGACCGATGAGCAAGCACGGTCTTATAAGCCAAAGGTTGTCATTCTTGACGCGGCGAATAAGCCGTCTCAGGTGCTTGGCGAAGAAATTCACGCAACCATTATGTAA
- a CDS encoding tetratricopeptide repeat protein, which translates to MFKHVFATMQEMLQEIIIHYPSADDMQRKQMDEQLATLKQFSDNFIEQWLQFEEKMADFREMQQVAQAQSPSQSQAHAHKNDLAAPPQAPGYPKTISQPPPAMKRQAASMEHIPMSPAPPHAKPNPAATLSDNHAAANATAYDEAAIDLCQSMSKGQGYFKLFMFREASNHFEEAVRLAPDDNRARLFLGMTYMHMQEWNEAQRHFTLLVEVTEHPKWKALCLNALGCIQAVRMNLEQATRYFEKAHEADPNFTDPLSNMKSCEKHDGHLSLYFGSGQL; encoded by the coding sequence ATGTTCAAGCACGTATTTGCTACAATGCAGGAAATGCTCCAAGAAATCATTATTCATTATCCGAGTGCAGACGATATGCAGCGCAAGCAGATGGATGAACAGCTCGCAACACTAAAGCAGTTCAGCGATAATTTCATTGAGCAATGGCTGCAGTTTGAAGAAAAAATGGCGGATTTCCGCGAGATGCAGCAGGTAGCACAAGCACAGTCACCTTCGCAGTCGCAAGCACATGCTCACAAGAATGACCTTGCAGCTCCACCGCAAGCGCCTGGCTATCCGAAGACCATCTCACAGCCGCCGCCTGCTATGAAGCGCCAAGCTGCCAGCATGGAGCATATACCGATGTCTCCGGCACCACCGCATGCCAAACCGAATCCTGCAGCAACGCTGTCAGACAATCATGCTGCTGCAAATGCCACAGCATACGACGAAGCAGCCATTGATCTATGCCAGTCGATGTCGAAGGGTCAAGGCTACTTTAAACTGTTTATGTTCCGCGAGGCTTCGAACCATTTTGAAGAAGCGGTTCGATTGGCGCCGGATGACAACCGGGCTAGACTGTTCCTCGGAATGACTTATATGCATATGCAGGAATGGAATGAAGCGCAGCGCCACTTCACGCTGCTTGTGGAAGTAACGGAGCATCCGAAGTGGAAGGCGCTTTGCTTGAATGCGCTTGGCTGCATCCAAGCGGTTCGCATGAATTTGGAACAGGCGACAAGGTATTTCGAAAAGGCCCATGAGGCTGATCCGAACTTTACCGATCCGCTCTCCAATATGAAATCATGCGAGAAGCACGACGGTCATTTATCCCTTTATTTCGGGAGCGGCCAGCTTTAA
- a CDS encoding redox-sensing transcriptional repressor Rex, whose protein sequence is MKPMKISEAVVRRLPVYLQVLNDLTMRDVQTVSSQELGSKLDLNPAQIRKDLAYFGDFGRKGIGYDVGYLIEKIRQILKLDQPLNVALVGAGNLGRALCNYNTYLKDNMKITAVFDVHPSMVGASINGLTVLPMDKLKETIAERNIRIGIITVPAPEAQNVADKFVEAGVDGILNFAPTILRVQERVRIHYANFTTELMSLAYYLDEEGDKENDETIVD, encoded by the coding sequence ATGAAGCCGATGAAAATATCCGAAGCGGTCGTTCGCAGGCTTCCGGTCTACTTACAAGTACTGAACGATCTTACGATGCGCGATGTGCAGACGGTGTCCTCCCAGGAGCTCGGGAGCAAGCTTGACCTGAACCCTGCACAAATTCGCAAGGACCTCGCTTATTTCGGTGATTTCGGCCGCAAGGGAATCGGCTATGATGTCGGTTATCTCATCGAGAAAATCCGTCAAATTTTGAAGCTCGACCAACCGCTGAACGTGGCGCTAGTCGGTGCTGGCAACCTTGGCAGAGCGTTGTGCAATTATAATACGTATTTGAAGGATAATATGAAGATTACGGCCGTGTTCGACGTCCATCCTTCCATGGTTGGCGCTTCGATTAACGGGCTTACCGTGCTTCCGATGGATAAGCTTAAGGAGACGATTGCAGAGCGGAACATCCGAATCGGCATCATTACCGTACCGGCGCCGGAAGCGCAGAACGTCGCGGATAAATTCGTCGAAGCGGGTGTTGACGGGATATTGAATTTTGCCCCGACCATTCTGCGCGTACAAGAGCGCGTGCGCATTCATTATGCGAATTTCACAACGGAGCTCATGAGCCTCGCTTATTATTTGGATGAAGAAGGGGACAAGGAAAACGATGAAACGATTGTGGATTGA
- a CDS encoding amidohydrolase, whose translation MKRLWIENGSFVTMDEQRPVLKGHMVIEGDTILYLSEQAPDPEPEGAERISGEGLVFMPGLINTHGHAAMSLLRGYSDDENLQVWLEQKMWPMEGKYTDDDCRWGTALAVTEMLKSGTTTFVDMYDRMHIVAEVVEQSGMRGLLTRGVIGLCPPDVQEAKLNEAKQFVQDWNGRANGRIRTMLSPHAPYTCPPDYIKRIVEAADELNVPLHTHMSESAAEVQQNVNDYGCRPVEHLDKLGFFSRPSLVAHAVHLTDEEIALLAERGVSVSHNPASNLKLASGIARVPDMLKAGVTVSLGTDSAASNNNLDLFDEIRLAALIHKGISGDPTAVPAWEALKLGTVYGARAIWQEERIGMLKEGMKADFIAINIEQPHFYPQTEIVSHLVYSGSGRDVVHVWVDGVQVVKNGDCVFLDEAQIRAEAQACFERLLSS comes from the coding sequence ATGAAACGATTGTGGATTGAGAATGGCAGTTTCGTCACGATGGACGAGCAGCGGCCTGTGCTGAAAGGCCATATGGTCATCGAAGGGGATACGATTCTCTATCTGAGCGAGCAAGCACCTGATCCGGAACCGGAAGGCGCGGAGCGGATAAGCGGCGAGGGGCTGGTGTTCATGCCAGGCCTTATCAATACGCATGGTCATGCTGCGATGTCGCTGCTGCGCGGTTACTCGGATGATGAGAACCTGCAAGTATGGCTGGAACAGAAGATGTGGCCAATGGAAGGCAAATATACCGATGATGACTGCCGCTGGGGAACCGCGCTTGCCGTTACGGAGATGCTGAAATCCGGTACGACGACATTCGTCGATATGTACGACCGGATGCACATCGTTGCTGAAGTCGTTGAGCAATCCGGTATGCGCGGCTTGTTGACTCGCGGCGTAATCGGCCTTTGCCCTCCAGATGTGCAAGAAGCGAAATTAAACGAAGCGAAGCAGTTCGTTCAAGACTGGAACGGCCGAGCTAACGGCCGGATTCGCACGATGCTCTCGCCGCATGCACCGTACACATGCCCGCCGGATTACATCAAGCGTATCGTGGAAGCCGCAGATGAGCTGAACGTGCCGCTTCATACGCATATGTCTGAATCTGCTGCGGAAGTACAGCAGAACGTCAATGACTACGGCTGCCGCCCTGTTGAACACCTGGACAAGCTTGGTTTCTTCTCCCGGCCGTCGCTTGTTGCACATGCAGTGCACCTGACGGACGAAGAGATTGCCTTGCTTGCAGAGCGCGGCGTAAGCGTGTCGCATAACCCGGCAAGCAACCTGAAGCTGGCAAGCGGTATTGCTCGCGTCCCTGACATGCTGAAAGCCGGCGTTACGGTATCGCTTGGCACAGACAGCGCCGCAAGCAACAACAATCTCGATCTGTTCGATGAGATTCGCCTTGCAGCGCTTATTCATAAAGGCATTTCCGGCGATCCTACGGCAGTTCCGGCTTGGGAAGCGCTCAAGCTTGGCACGGTCTACGGCGCTCGCGCGATCTGGCAAGAAGAGCGTATCGGCATGCTGAAGGAAGGCATGAAAGCGGACTTTATTGCGATTAATATCGAGCAGCCGCATTTCTACCCGCAGACGGAAATCGTATCTCACCTTGTCTATTCCGGTTCCGGCCGTGACGTTGTCCATGTCTGGGTAGACGGCGTTCAAGTCGTGAAGAATGGAGATTGCGTATTCCTTGACGAAGCGCAAATCCGTGCTGAAGCGCAAGCCTGCTTCGAAAGGCTGTTATCGAGCTAA
- a CDS encoding cell wall elongation regulator TseB-like domain-containing protein → MRANRSKRPSVMTPWRWVLLVSFSIIVILAGLNVFYRSVQSPVWEEERNIEDQAMQIGSLSSVDSSYHYVWDEPVWVVSGKDHNNDITYVWLKKDESITLRADQGKTKAEIKESFMLNKPDASVEHIKLGLFGGEPVWEVFYERNQAGEETHFYEFYRFRDGSFVVSYKLPTR, encoded by the coding sequence ATGCGCGCGAATCGATCCAAACGACCGTCAGTCATGACGCCGTGGCGCTGGGTGCTACTCGTGTCGTTCTCGATTATTGTGATTCTTGCTGGCCTTAACGTCTTTTATCGCTCCGTGCAGTCTCCTGTATGGGAAGAAGAACGGAATATAGAAGATCAGGCGATGCAAATTGGCAGTTTGAGCAGTGTGGACAGCTCTTATCACTACGTGTGGGATGAGCCGGTGTGGGTAGTCAGTGGCAAAGACCATAACAACGACATTACATATGTCTGGCTGAAGAAGGACGAATCCATAACGCTGCGCGCAGATCAAGGCAAGACCAAAGCCGAAATTAAAGAAAGCTTCATGCTGAATAAACCGGATGCGTCGGTTGAACATATTAAGCTCGGTTTGTTCGGCGGCGAGCCTGTTTGGGAAGTTTTCTACGAGCGCAATCAAGCTGGCGAAGAGACGCACTTCTATGAATTTTATCGGTTCAGAGACGGCTCATTCGTCGTATCGTACAAGCTGCCGACGCGGTAA
- a CDS encoding AAA family ATPase translates to MFNKYGKEMVIGFVPVFLLFLQFIMGVNTIPIVLLGAIVGGLLYMARSRGHLATVGGERRTKTRPAKPMSFDQIGGQERAKQELVEALDFLVKVDQISKFGIRPLKGILLTGPPGTGKTLLAKAAAQYTDSIYIGASGSEFVEMYVGVGASRIRDLFKEARQKAAKQNKSSAVIFIDEIDVIGGKRDGGQQREYDQTLNQLLTELDGIHTSDTPRILLIGATNRKEMLDSALLRPGRFDRHIGVDLPDKKGRNHILNIHAKNKPLDMEEVNLDKIAEESFGFSGAQLESVMNEAAIYAMREDSEAISQRHLSMAIDKVMMGERTDREATKEERERVALHELGHAIAAELVRPGSVSQVALLPRGQALGYVRHNPQQDKYLYTKEFLEGQIIIALGGAAAEEMFYGDRSTGSRGDFDQAMNIVRSMVECGLTELGIIDQSMMTPDKWASITRTILDELMIRVKELLESNRAVFTASLDVLTVEETLSGDRFRELLAEAA, encoded by the coding sequence ATGTTTAATAAGTATGGCAAAGAAATGGTGATCGGCTTCGTGCCGGTCTTTCTCTTATTTTTGCAGTTTATTATGGGTGTAAATACGATCCCGATCGTGCTGCTCGGCGCGATTGTCGGCGGTTTGCTCTATATGGCAAGATCACGCGGTCACTTGGCGACAGTAGGCGGCGAGCGCAGAACAAAGACCCGGCCTGCTAAGCCGATGTCGTTCGATCAGATTGGCGGGCAAGAGCGGGCGAAGCAGGAGCTTGTCGAAGCGCTTGATTTTCTCGTGAAGGTGGATCAGATCTCGAAGTTCGGCATTCGTCCGCTCAAAGGCATCCTTCTGACTGGTCCTCCTGGAACGGGTAAGACGCTGCTTGCAAAAGCGGCGGCACAATACACGGATTCGATCTACATTGGCGCATCCGGTTCTGAATTTGTGGAGATGTATGTCGGTGTCGGCGCAAGCCGTATCCGTGACTTGTTCAAGGAAGCAAGGCAGAAAGCAGCGAAGCAGAACAAGAGCAGCGCCGTTATCTTCATCGACGAGATCGATGTCATTGGCGGCAAGCGCGATGGCGGTCAGCAGCGCGAGTACGACCAGACGCTGAACCAGCTGCTTACAGAGCTAGACGGCATTCATACGTCGGATACACCGCGCATTCTGCTCATTGGCGCAACGAACCGCAAAGAAATGCTCGACAGCGCACTGCTTCGTCCAGGGCGGTTCGACCGCCATATCGGGGTAGACTTGCCGGATAAGAAAGGCCGCAATCATATTCTTAACATTCATGCGAAGAATAAGCCGCTTGATATGGAGGAAGTGAACCTCGATAAAATCGCGGAAGAATCGTTCGGCTTCTCCGGTGCGCAGCTTGAGAGCGTCATGAACGAAGCTGCGATCTATGCGATGCGTGAAGATAGCGAGGCGATCAGTCAGCGTCATCTGTCGATGGCGATTGACAAAGTGATGATGGGCGAGCGGACAGACCGTGAAGCGACGAAGGAAGAGCGTGAACGCGTCGCGCTGCATGAGCTGGGCCATGCGATTGCCGCAGAGCTCGTCCGTCCAGGCAGTGTGTCACAGGTTGCGTTATTGCCTCGTGGACAAGCGCTAGGTTATGTGCGCCATAATCCGCAGCAGGATAAGTATCTGTATACGAAAGAGTTTCTTGAAGGTCAAATTATTATTGCGCTCGGCGGTGCGGCAGCAGAAGAAATGTTCTACGGCGACCGCAGCACAGGCTCTCGCGGCGACTTCGACCAAGCGATGAACATTGTGCGCTCGATGGTCGAGTGCGGGCTTACCGAGCTTGGTATTATCGATCAGTCGATGATGACGCCGGATAAGTGGGCATCCATCACGCGTACGATTCTGGACGAGCTGATGATCCGTGTTAAAGAGCTGCTTGAGAGCAATCGCGCAGTGTTCACGGCTTCACTCGATGTGCTTACAGTCGAGGAAACTTTAAGCGGCGATCGCTTCCGGGAGCTGCTGGCAGAAGCGGCATAA
- a CDS encoding ABC transporter permease, whose protein sequence is MEFVDSEPALNEAALQKTAVRPPERVRKRASLFRYIWFNRYLYIMLVPALVYYLIFHYIPMYGAIVAFKDFSITKGILGSDWAGFEHFRYLFSQDKFWEVIKNTVIISLYRLTFGFPAPIIAALLLNEVRAKFFKQSIQTVIYLPHFISWVILGGILINLLSTDSGVVNNIIKAFGGTPIGFLSEEAYFRTTLVFSMIWKEFGWNTIIYIAALAGISPHLYEAAVIDGANRLQRLLYLTIPLIRSTIVLILILRLGGIMEAGFEQIFVLYHPGVYRVSDIIDTYVYRIGLTDGRFSLAAAVGLFKSLINFTLLVLANWLSRRLGEQGVY, encoded by the coding sequence ATGGAATTCGTTGACAGCGAGCCAGCTCTCAATGAGGCTGCGCTGCAAAAAACCGCAGTTCGACCGCCGGAGCGCGTCCGCAAAAGAGCAAGCCTGTTCAGATACATCTGGTTTAACCGTTATCTGTACATCATGCTGGTTCCAGCGCTGGTCTACTATCTGATTTTCCACTACATCCCGATGTACGGAGCGATCGTTGCTTTCAAGGATTTCAGCATTACAAAAGGAATTCTGGGCAGCGATTGGGCAGGCTTTGAGCATTTTCGCTACTTATTCTCGCAGGATAAATTTTGGGAGGTCATTAAGAACACCGTCATTATCTCATTGTACCGGCTCACCTTTGGGTTTCCCGCCCCGATTATCGCTGCATTGCTGCTCAACGAGGTCAGGGCGAAATTCTTCAAGCAGTCCATACAGACCGTGATCTATCTGCCGCATTTTATCTCGTGGGTCATACTGGGAGGCATTCTTATCAATCTGCTCTCCACGGACAGCGGTGTGGTGAACAACATCATTAAGGCGTTCGGTGGCACGCCGATTGGCTTCCTGAGCGAAGAAGCATACTTCCGAACGACCCTTGTCTTCTCAATGATCTGGAAGGAGTTTGGCTGGAACACCATCATCTACATAGCCGCTCTAGCCGGAATCAGCCCGCATTTGTACGAAGCGGCGGTCATCGACGGGGCAAATCGCCTTCAGCGGCTGCTCTATCTCACGATTCCGCTAATCAGAAGCACCATCGTGCTCATTCTTATTCTTCGGCTGGGCGGCATTATGGAAGCGGGCTTCGAGCAAATCTTCGTGCTTTATCATCCTGGCGTATATCGCGTCTCGGATATTATCGACACTTACGTGTACCGGATTGGCTTAACGGATGGCAGATTCAGTCTTGCGGCGGCGGTCGGGTTGTTTAAATCATTGATCAATTTCACGCTGCTCGTGCTGGCCAACTGGCTTTCCCGGAGATTGGGAGAACAAGGCGTGTACTGA